A stretch of Brachyspira suanatina DNA encodes these proteins:
- a CDS encoding RES domain-containing protein, with translation MYTLPLLPNLLNNNAYSGYDAENSLAPKNKNIIRAGRANPEKIGYLYLSEDVETSIKEIRPTIKSRISVATVEILKDFKLFDISELNQNIKEFEALNFGFSLPVSNEIDYIPTQYISELLKNIGFDGIQFNSSLNKNKKNITLFNYENNVNIQFIKSELYFVNDINIDFVNLNNMQNMINDIFKELMSDKEINIIDGE, from the coding sequence ATATATACATTACCATTATTACCTAATTTATTAAATAATAATGCTTATAGTGGATATGATGCTGAAAATTCTCTAGCTCCTAAAAATAAAAATATAATTAGAGCAGGTAGAGCTAATCCAGAAAAAATAGGTTATTTATATCTTTCTGAAGATGTAGAAACTAGTATTAAAGAAATACGCCCAACTATAAAAAGTAGAATAAGTGTAGCTACAGTAGAAATATTGAAAGATTTTAAATTATTTGATATTTCAGAGTTAAATCAAAATATAAAAGAATTTGAAGCTTTAAATTTTGGTTTTTCTTTACCTGTATCAAATGAAATTGACTATATACCTACTCAATATATATCAGAATTATTAAAGAATATAGGATTTGATGGAATTCAATTTAATAGTTCGTTAAATAAAAATAAAAAAAATATAACTTTATTTAATTATGAAAATAATGTTAATATACAATTTATTAAATCTGAATTATATTTTGTAAACGATATTAATATTGATTTTGTTAATTTAAATAATATGCAAAATATGATTAATGATATTTTCAAAGAATTAATGTCTGATAAAGAAATAAATATTATTGATGGGGAGTAA
- a CDS encoding DUF4160 domain-containing protein has translation MPVISRFYGIIIKMYFQQKENNPPHFHAIYGEYVGVIDINELKMIEGDLPNKACSLVLEWAKNNQDELLNIWNTQNFKQLEPLE, from the coding sequence ATGCCTGTTATATCAAGATTTTACGGTATCATCATCAAAATGTATTTTCAGCAAAAAGAGAATAACCCTCCGCATTTTCATGCTATATATGGTGAGTATGTTGGAGTAATTGATATCAATGAATTAAAAATGATAGAAGGCGATTTACCTAATAAAGCATGTTCGCTTGTATTGGAATGGGCTAAAAATAATCAAGACGAACTTTTAAATATATGGAATACTCAAAACTTTAAACAATTAGAACCTTTGGAGTAA
- a CDS encoding DUF2442 domain-containing protein — protein sequence MTFHKIKNVKALDNLILEIIFENEEIKYYDIKKLIPEHKEFEILKDKTLFNLVKVDVGGYGISWNDDLDISCNTLYYSPS from the coding sequence ATGACTTTCCATAAAATTAAAAATGTTAAAGCTTTGGACAATCTCATTTTAGAAATAATATTTGAAAATGAAGAAATAAAATATTATGATATAAAAAAATTAATCCCTGAACATAAAGAGTTTGAAATTTTGAAAGATAAAACTTTATTTAATCTTGTAAAAGTAGATGTCGGCGGATACGGTATTTCTTGGAACGATGATTTGGATATATCATGCAACACTTTATACTACTCGCCTAGCTAA